CTTTGAAGGAACCTTCTatcaccaggtgagagggacagctatggggacgactTGTGCCCCTTCCTATGCGAACctccacctgggatggtgggaataAAACATCGTGTTTAGCTCCGAATTGTTGGAATACCACAGCCACATCAAACTATGGAAGCGCTACATTGATGATGTGTTGATTGTATGGACTGGCTCAGTAGAATTGTTTGACAGTTTCATAGAAATACTAAATACCAATGAACTAAACCTTAAATTGACTCATGAAATTGGGGGAAACAAACTACACTTTCTGGACTTGACCCTACAGACCACACAAGAAGGATGTCATCTCTCCACTACTCTCTTTAGTAAACCAACTGCCACCAACAATTTTCTAAACTGGGAAAGCCATCATCCCACCTTCCTAAAAAGAgggaccaagtggctactaaaaaagactggacataccccatttgcaataccttgggttgtctactattgcaaatggtatgccatcatgggggtaattctcattcctgggctaccatacggtctcaaaggcaatgtaaccaatctggctaatttctaggtgaaaaaactgaaaaatgtaacatgctatatttgaccctgtaacttcccaaaacaccataaaacctgtacatagggggtactgttttacatgtgagacatcgctgaatacaaatgtgtattttattacagtaaaagcaaacagtattttgacattcacagttaaaagttcacgaagaagtaaaaaaaaaaaaaattctccccccttttttttttatattaaattatgtttcataactaaatatttgatgttaaatgaaagccatgtttcccctgaataaaatgatatataataagtgtgggtgcatttattatgaaaaaggtgaattacggttggacagacatatagcgcaaatgccaggttttgtttacgttttgttttgatcacaacgtgtacatttggctcagtctttcaggggttaaaacactaaGTACTGATTTGGGgggaaacaaaatattaaatctaGCTATAGTCATAGCTAAATTTATTAGATTGTTATTCAATTCAGTATTTAGTGAATTAACCCCAAACGGTGGAGTAATGtgtttacatacacacattttgatAACAAATCCtctgtatctatttttttatatgtatataaaagaacTACCATACATTCTCAATCTAGAAAACTATAAATTACACTGCTTCCAGACTTTTAAAGTAATTTTATAAATCATATGATGCACAGTTGCACTTCCTacagcaaactttttttttttttttataacagacaTCCATTCACTCTTAAAATTGCCACTCCCAAAATCCATACTGTGTTCTTGAGATTGGCAATTAATTGGTCCAAAGCTTTATAGAACGCATGTTTATGTTTGGTTCCTAATAATTCCTTTGCGCTACATAGCAAATGGTTTTGTAACATgcaatgcaatatgtagctttctttCTCCTAACATTTCTGGATGCTAAGCTGAAATACTCTACGATATATTCAGTTTCAAGCAGAAAAGGGGGCTGTGAATTCACCAACACAAAATACAGTGTTCCAGTGTGTAATAATGTGTACAGgtattattaataaatagcaTGATACTCTGAGCACATTTAATACTAAGCGGAATTAGGAAAGTCTTGAAATAAAAAGTATTCCAGATATTGGCATGCTAGAAATAAAcggtaaatagtaatttttttgttattctcctTTCATCACTTGCTTCTAGTCTATATTAAAGgttcactatagggccaggaacacaaaattgtattcctgaccctatagtgttaaaatcaccatccaGCCCCCTGGacctctcatgcctccataaatatagtaaaaaaaaaatcttactgtattcaattcTGAAGCGGTAACTCTGCATgcggtttgcctcagaaaaacaaacagtctgctgacataaccagaagtggtggcctgatccaatcacaatgcttccccataggattggctgagactgacaaagaggcagatcaggggcagagccagcatgattcaaacacagccctggccaatcagccagcatctcctcataaagatgaattgattcaatgaatGTCTAGGAGAAAAgttaagtgtctgcatgcagagggaggagatactgaatgtgtggatgcattttaggcagcaatgacccaggaaggatctctaacagctatctgaggagtggccagtgaagttatcactaggctgtaatgtaaacactgcattttctctgaaaagacagtgtttacagcaaaaagcttgaagcgaatgattctactcaccagaacaaattcaataagctgtagttgtactggtgactatagtgtcactttaagatcTTACATGCAAGTTACGGTATATAATAAACGTCACAtcaagaattataaaaataaaaaaaatattaaaacaaaataaatgaccaGAATGATATTCATTcgaatgtaaaatgttttttttgtttgtttttttataaattaaattgttgatttttgttattctttaggtgtcttctttttttttttttttaagatgtgtCAGATCAATATTTTGGTTTCCTTCAGATAAACACAATAGAGGTTCCATCTTTTCTTAGGCAAGTTGGTATTACATGAAgtgttattatataaaaaaaagttttaaatcacATCACTTTAGACAGAAGATAGATATGAGTAACTGTCAAGTTAAATAAATATAGGAAAAATATATGATTCCTCATCATTATGTCACTTTTTGATTAATATATGATAGGGTGATTTGTTTCACATCAATGGCACAAATAAATTGTAATTGTCAAATATGGAAATTGCACAGTAAATGTATATACTTccatacattgtattatatatgttAATTCTGTTTGTAATACTAAAGGGTTTACTTTTCATTTCTCTTAAGTTGGTATTCACGAATTGTGATTATGTGATATTAACATGTGATCACCTATAACACTTTGTATCATGCAGTTAGAATTATAACTTGTGTCAAAATGTTGCTTTTTTTTGCCTGTATAATAAACCACCATGAGACACCATTGCCGAATATTAATTTGATCGCTGATAATATGAAGTGTGGTTATTTGTAGTTTTCTATTTCTTCTTTTCAGTTCTTGCAAATATGCTATTTGGACTTAAAGAAACACACTGGCAttgcaaataaatacatttattgcgtTTTATATTAACGGTGGACTGTTATGGAAACTCTTGCGCCCCCTTTCCAGTAAAGGAAGAGTTAACAGGTTAGTCCAAGCACCATGTTCACGTTTCGCTTTGCAATGCTGCACATACCGAGTTAAGCCAGGCATGCCGAACAaaatagatccccagatgttttaaaactacagcttctttctaaaggcatgcaagacATTATGGGAGGtgaagttctacaacatctgggggatctacctttttggcatcCTTGCTTAAAGCCATTAGCTGCTGCAGTTGTAACTCCATATCCAGTAGCATCAAAGTGGTGTCATCCCAGAGCAAGggttccgggctggctaatgtcaattatgtgcaatTTATTTTTCCCACAGCATGCTGAGAGAAGGCAGCTGATCCTCTGAAACAATGAATGACAACTGGATCAGCTTACATCTTCTGCAAAAGTGCATCAGCAAAGGAGGTGGGAACCTCAGAGTTAGATGCCCTAATATTTTACCATATTACTGAAGAACCAAGCCAGGGTACCCCTGGCAGCATAACCACTAAAGAGGGTTAGAATTCTTTGAGTAACCTTTTTAACTTCCCTATATAGTCCAGCAATGATACGGTCCCTCACTGGAACTCCACTCTACCAGCCGGAAAATAACCAGTACTTATGACTTTAACACTGGGAGGCAAGGCACATTAATGGCAATTCAAGTCAGGTGAGTATTTCAGAAATATTTTACCACAATATAATAAACgattttgtttaaatttaatgTTTAAAATTTGCTCCAGTAATAACAGTTAAAAACAACAGCATATATCTTCACCTATTCAATATGGCACACTTTCGAAGGACCTCAATATATTGTCTCTCTCTTCTGCTGTTGGCATATAGGGTGTCACTCCTTCTCTTCTTCTTTTCGTCATAACCTCAttctgttaaataaaataaaaattccattAAACATTTTCAAACTGTGTTGTATATTCAATCAGTCTGTGTGATGATTACAACAATGCTATTGAGGTCACACTTTGATGCTTTATTTTGTCagggaaaaggcagggtttacctTACTGCCAAGTAACACCTTCAGTGGCAGTAACTcatatggccactggaggtgcttcctgggtcatggctgcatgTTTAGCATATCCACACTCTGCTTGGAGGTGCTGaacttttcccatagagatgcattgattaaaggcATCACtacgagatgctgattggtacagAGCGTTGTTTTGATTCTTCCAattcttttctatgggaaagaattgaattggctgaaatagtcaagtttgatgatctcagccaagggggcgGCCCAGTAGCGCCCGGACCCGATCGACGCTGGAAAAAGGTGACTAAATCTCATTTTTTTAACAGGACGTAAGGGGGGCCagatgcctaaacagctattTACACCTATAGTGACaggatacacatttgtattcctgacactatagtgttcctttaaatttggaattcaaagGCATGCAATGCCCAATTGCTTCTTTCCCTAAAATAACGAGGAATTGCAGTCTCTTCTTTACTGGACTAACAGAAATTTGGCAGTGATGGCAACTCAAATATAAAAATTGTTATGACAGATATTCATAGATTGTATCATACTTTTTGCAGTTGGTTATAGATTCCAAGCTTATGGAATTTCCACTTACCCAAAACTTTCTACAATTCTTGTACTTTATGAAGTAAATGGTACACATTTCCTTCTGGTAGTTGTTGTCGTCCATGCACTTCGAAGACGCATCACTTTCCTTAGACAAAAGCTAGTCAGTTTTTTCAACCCATATTTTCAAATTACTACAAAAcatacttttaaaataaatatctatGTCAAATTAAGAAATTCAAATGAATAGGCCGCAGTCTAACCAAAGGCAATATTTGGTCATATCAAAAAAAGTTTATGCAGGCATTTAAAATTAAACTAACCTTCATGCAGGGATTTAGGTCCTGGTCCCTCATTCGCTTATTTCTAGACATCTCTCCTTAAAACTATAAAATGAGAAAAATTAAGCAAATCGTATAATATACCATGTAATCATCCTACATATCTTAATTTATATGCTAAAACAATACTGGCATTGCTATTgacacaatttaaagggacactatagtcaccagaacaactacagcttatttcatTTGTTCTGGTATgtagaattattaccttcaggctttttgctgtaaacactgtattttcagagaaaatgcagtatttacattacagcctagtgataacttcactggccactcctcagatggctgttagagattcttcctgtatcatggctgcctaaaatgcatccaaacattcagtgtctcctccctctgcatgcagacactgaactttcctcatagagattcattgattcaactcacctctatgaggagatgctgattgtccagagctgtgtttgaatcatgctggctctgcccctgatctgcctctttgtcagtctcagccaatcctatggggaagcacagtGATCGGATCAGGctaccatttctgatgatgtctgcagactgcttgtttattttttgaggcaaacagcatgcagatctacagctcctagcttgaatacagtaagattttgctatatttatggaggcatgagggttccaggggggctagatgatggttttaacactatagggtcaggaatacatgtttgtgttcctgaccctatagtgatcctctaACCACAGTTAATCAATTATATGTGGATGAGGAAAGGTCTACCAAGTGTGAAAAGCTTGCAAATTGTTTAGGGAAAATATGTGCTAAAATGAGCACAATAGCAATATGAACATATGAGACATTAAAATGAACCTGTCACAGTAGGTTCTTTAGTATGAACAGTTCTTAaagaaatataccgtatataattTTTGCAAACATATGGATTTAATAGTCAATAAAATACCCATCGCCAGCAATGGCATGGCATGAGTAATAATTAGAGCATAATCCGTGAACATTGTAGGTACAGGCTTCATACAATTCAATACCTCTGCTTGTGCACTGACAAAATTAGTTGCATCAAAATGCCACCCATGTATCCCTCAATTAAACTGGAGAATGGCAAAACAAAAGTATGCAATGATAGGTGGAATACTTGTTTATGAAACCAACAGTTCACACTTTCCATTTTCAGGAGTGGTCCATCtctaatataaaattataaatctgAAACGTAATGTTTGCCTAAAACAAAATGCAGGAAAGCCCAACATCCTGAAGCAGTTGAAAGGCTACATCCTTTTCCTAACAGCAAATAAATTTGAAAtcagttttaaaatgttaaattgcaTCTTTTTCAATCAGTATAAATTGGAATGCAAAGTATTCTTGATATTCTAAACTAGAAGAATATCACAATGTTGTCAATTTCTCAAAATTACAAAAATGAAACTGTGTTGATCAGTTACACTGGAAGTAACCCAGCAATTTTCACTCAGAATAGTTATTGTTATAAATAGGTTTTAGAGGTTATCAGGACAGAGATTTTACCTGTAGGTTAACATTGCAGGTCGGCACATGAAGTGATTACATTTCTAAATATCATTATAGT
The nucleotide sequence above comes from Pelobates fuscus isolate aPelFus1 chromosome 4, aPelFus1.pri, whole genome shotgun sequence. Encoded proteins:
- the CHCHD7 gene encoding coiled-coil-helix-coiled-coil-helix domain-containing protein 7; translated protein: MSRNKRMRDQDLNPCMKESDASSKCMDDNNYQKEMCTIYFIKYKNCRKFWNEVMTKRRREGVTPYMPTAEERDNILRSFESVPY